The sequence below is a genomic window from Halolamina litorea.
CGGTCACGTCCTGTACGAGCGCGTTCGCGTCGGCGGCGCCGTCGGTCGCCACGACGACGAACGTCGCCCCGGAGGTGCCGGCGACGGCGACGCCGTCGACCTCGTCGTCGATCAGGTCCGAGAGTTCGCCCTGCAGGTCGTTCGGCGTCGCGCCCTCGACGGTCCCGACCAGCCAGCGGCCGCCGTCGCGCTCGACGGCGTCGAGGTCGGCGAGTCGGTGGCCCAGCAGTTCGGACTTCAGGTCGGCGACCTCGTCGCGCAGGTCGTCGCGCTCTGCGGTCAGTCGGTCCACCGCGTCGGGGATGTCGGGGACGGCCACGTCGAGGTCGCGGGCCGCGGCGCGGGCTGCCTCGTGGAGTTCCGCGGTGGCGTCGATGGCCGTCGGGCCGACCGCGAACTCGACACGCGTCGCCCCCTCGCCGGGGTTCGAGCGCTCCATCACGTGGACCGGCCCGATCTCCTCGGTGTTCCGGACGTGGGTCCCGCCGCAGGCCGCCACGTCCCATCCCTCGACGGTGACGATCCGGACCGAATCCTCCTCGGCCATCGCGCCCTCCTCGGTCTTGGTGTTGAACGCGACTTCCTCGCGCTCCTGGGCGACCCCGGGGTCCTGATACTCCCACGAGACGGGCAGGGAGTCCCAGACCGCGCGGTTGGCCAGTCGCTCCATCTCGACCATCCGCTCG
It includes:
- a CDS encoding alanine--tRNA ligase-related protein, giving the protein MQTLAPDNPETLSFDADAVAVDGREVVLEETYFYPEGGGQPADRGVIDDIAVADVQKSPRGVVHTLATEPDFGDGDTVHCVVDAAFRTYCERAHTASHVLFGAARRVLDDVGYAGFDIGEETVRVDFTAETEITDERMVEMERLANRAVWDSLPVSWEYQDPGVAQEREEVAFNTKTEEGAMAEEDSVRIVTVEGWDVAACGGTHVRNTEEIGPVHVMERSNPGEGATRVEFAVGPTAIDATAELHEAARAAARDLDVAVPDIPDAVDRLTAERDDLRDEVADLKSELLGHRLADLDAVERDGGRWLVGTVEGATPNDLQGELSDLIDDEVDGVAVAGTSGATFVVVATDGAADANALVQDVTEEFGGGGGGGPTFAQGGGIPVSPSELVGYLEE